A genomic stretch from Methylorubrum extorquens includes:
- a CDS encoding putative ABC transporter, ATPase (Evidence 3 : Putative function from multiple computational evidences; PubMedId : 16738553, 8202364, 9278503; Product type t : transporter) — MPPIVSIANLSKVYASGLHALRDVNLDIAKGEIFALLGPNGAGKSTLINIVCGIVTPSTGEIRVGGYDILSEYRAARRMIGLVPQELTTDAFEKVWDTVSFSRGLFGLPKNPAHIERVLKDLSLYDKRESRIMQLSGGMKRRVLIAKALAHEPQVLFLDEPTAGVDVELRQEMWRLVRRLREQGVTVILTTHYIEEAEEMADRVGVIRKGEIILVEDKVELMRKLGKKQLILHLRAPVTTLPENLARHDLHLGEDGRSLVYTYDTRRERTGITGLLRELADAGIAFTDLDTSQSSLEDIFVDLVRERA, encoded by the coding sequence ATGCCCCCGATCGTTTCGATCGCGAACCTGTCGAAGGTCTACGCCTCGGGGTTGCACGCCCTGCGCGACGTCAACCTCGACATCGCCAAAGGCGAGATCTTCGCGCTGCTGGGGCCGAACGGCGCCGGCAAATCGACCCTCATCAACATCGTCTGCGGCATCGTCACGCCGAGCACGGGCGAGATCCGTGTCGGCGGCTACGATATCCTCAGCGAGTACCGCGCCGCGCGCCGGATGATCGGGCTGGTGCCGCAGGAACTCACCACCGACGCCTTCGAGAAGGTGTGGGACACGGTGAGCTTCAGCCGCGGCCTGTTCGGTCTCCCGAAGAATCCCGCCCATATCGAACGGGTGCTCAAGGACCTTTCCCTCTACGACAAGCGCGAAAGCCGCATCATGCAGCTCTCCGGCGGCATGAAGCGCCGGGTCCTCATCGCCAAGGCGCTCGCCCACGAGCCGCAGGTACTGTTCCTCGACGAGCCGACGGCGGGCGTCGACGTGGAGCTACGCCAGGAAATGTGGCGCCTCGTGCGCCGCCTGCGCGAGCAGGGCGTCACGGTGATCCTCACCACCCACTACATCGAGGAGGCCGAGGAGATGGCCGACCGGGTGGGCGTGATCCGCAAGGGCGAGATCATCCTCGTCGAGGACAAGGTCGAGCTGATGCGCAAGCTCGGCAAGAAGCAGCTCATCCTGCATCTGCGCGCGCCGGTCACGACCCTGCCCGAGAACCTCGCCCGCCACGACCTCCACCTCGGCGAGGACGGGCGCAGCCTCGTCTACACCTACGACACGCGGCGTGAGCGCACCGGCATCACCGGCCTGCTCCGCGAGCTGGCGGATGCCGGCATCGCCTTCACCGATCTCGATACCAGCCAGAGTTCGCTCGAAGACATCTTCGTCGATCTCGTCCGCGAGCGCGCATGA
- a CDS encoding putative ABC transporter, permease (Evidence 3 : Putative function from multiple computational evidences; Product type t : transporter): MMGVSMLNVPAVLAIYRFEMARFWRTALQSIVAPVISTSLYFVVFGAAIGSRMQTVDGVPYGAFIVPGLIMLSLLTQSVSNAAFGIYFPRFAGTIYELLSAPISPFEVVLGYVGAAATKSIIIGLIILATASLFVPLHIEHPFWMVFFLLLTALTFSLFGFVIGLWADGFEKLQLVPLLIVTPLTFLGGSFYSIDMLPPFWRAVTLFNPVVYLVSGFRWAFFGKGDVAVGVSIAATLAFLALCLGLVTYIFRTGYRLKS, from the coding sequence ATGATGGGCGTATCCATGCTGAACGTCCCGGCGGTCCTCGCCATCTACCGTTTCGAGATGGCCCGGTTCTGGCGCACCGCCTTGCAGAGCATCGTCGCGCCGGTGATCTCCACCTCGCTCTATTTCGTGGTGTTCGGCGCCGCCATCGGCTCGCGGATGCAGACGGTCGACGGCGTTCCCTACGGCGCCTTCATCGTTCCGGGGCTCATCATGCTCTCGCTGCTGACGCAGAGCGTCTCGAACGCCGCCTTCGGCATCTATTTCCCGCGCTTTGCCGGCACGATCTACGAACTGCTCTCGGCGCCGATCTCGCCGTTCGAGGTGGTGCTCGGCTATGTCGGCGCGGCGGCGACGAAGTCGATCATCATCGGCCTCATCATCCTCGCCACGGCCTCGCTGTTCGTGCCGCTGCACATCGAGCACCCTTTCTGGATGGTGTTCTTCCTGCTGCTCACGGCGCTGACCTTCAGCCTGTTCGGCTTCGTGATCGGCCTGTGGGCGGACGGGTTCGAGAAGCTGCAACTGGTGCCGCTCCTCATCGTCACGCCGCTGACATTCCTCGGCGGCAGCTTCTACTCCATCGACATGCTGCCCCCGTTCTGGCGCGCGGTGACCCTGTTCAATCCGGTCGTCTACCTCGTCAGCGGCTTCCGCTGGGCCTTCTTCGGCAAGGGCGACGTGGCGGTTGGGGTCAGCATCGCCGCGACGCTGGCGTTCCTCGCCCTGTGCCTCGGGCTCGTGACCTACATCTTCCGCACGGGGTACCGGCTGAAGAGCTGA
- a CDS encoding protein of unknown function (Evidence 5 : Unknown function), with protein MPGRTSQTSADGVLRSVVADALANALIVLAILLLVFGGTALAQPKLTYAAGKVVGLSNLSTDEGCLPAKLAGRVVVRAFGRDGLSLESVIVEEKSGQRSFINVEDGYRNLDAATNGAVKHSLETLLNVGKSVSLRVLGCGAAARTLTLDAVRPL; from the coding sequence ATGCCGGGTCGGACTTCGCAAACATCCGCGGACGGCGTTCTCCGCTCGGTGGTGGCGGATGCGCTCGCCAACGCCCTGATCGTCCTGGCCATCCTCCTGCTGGTGTTCGGCGGCACCGCCCTGGCGCAGCCGAAGCTCACCTATGCCGCAGGCAAGGTGGTCGGCTTGAGCAACCTCTCGACCGATGAAGGCTGCCTTCCGGCCAAGCTGGCGGGCCGGGTGGTGGTGCGGGCGTTCGGCCGCGACGGGCTCTCTCTCGAGTCGGTCATCGTCGAGGAGAAATCCGGCCAGCGAAGCTTCATCAACGTCGAGGACGGTTATCGCAATCTCGACGCCGCCACCAACGGCGCGGTCAAGCACTCCCTCGAAACCCTGCTGAACGTGGGCAAGAGCGTTTCGCTCCGCGTTCTCGGATGCGGGGCGGCGGCACGGACGCTGACGCTCGACGCTGTGCGCCCGCTCTGA
- a CDS encoding putative alpha/beta hydrolase (Evidence 3 : Putative function from multiple computational evidences; PubMedId : 16926146; Product type e : enzyme), which yields MQSFDSDGVQIAYIDVPAKEGASGGSGDPVLLIHGFASNHAVNWVNTLWVRTLTEAGYRVIAHDNRGHGQSEKLYDPASYTSDQMAGDAVRLLRHLGIERADVMGYSMGARIAAHMALDYPAEVRSLLIGGLGFNLVDGRGLPQGIAEALEAPAGVPAPNPTAASFRTFAEQTKSDLRALAACIRASRQTLSRAELSAIETPTLVSVGTLDTVAGSGPELVKLLPNARALDLPNRDHSTAVGDRLHRKGVLEFLEQRP from the coding sequence ATGCAGAGCTTCGACTCCGACGGCGTGCAGATCGCCTATATTGACGTACCAGCCAAGGAAGGTGCCTCCGGCGGCAGCGGCGATCCCGTCCTCCTGATCCACGGCTTCGCTTCGAACCACGCGGTGAACTGGGTCAATACGCTCTGGGTCCGCACGCTGACCGAGGCCGGCTACCGGGTCATCGCCCACGACAACCGCGGCCACGGGCAGAGCGAGAAGCTCTACGATCCCGCATCCTACACCTCCGACCAGATGGCCGGCGACGCGGTGCGGCTGCTACGCCATCTCGGCATCGAGCGGGCGGACGTGATGGGCTATTCCATGGGCGCACGAATCGCCGCGCATATGGCGCTCGACTATCCAGCGGAGGTCCGCTCGCTGCTGATCGGCGGCCTCGGCTTCAACCTCGTGGACGGGCGCGGCCTGCCGCAGGGCATCGCCGAGGCACTGGAAGCGCCCGCCGGCGTGCCCGCACCGAACCCGACGGCCGCCTCCTTCCGCACCTTCGCCGAGCAGACCAAGAGCGACCTGCGGGCGCTAGCCGCCTGCATCCGCGCCTCACGCCAGACCCTGTCACGGGCCGAACTTTCGGCGATCGAGACGCCGACCCTGGTCTCGGTCGGCACGCTCGACACGGTGGCGGGCTCGGGCCCGGAACTGGTGAAGCTGCTGCCGAACGCCCGCGCCCTCGATCTGCCGAACCGCGACCACTCGACGGCGGTCGGCGACCGGCTGCACCGCAAGGGCGTGCTGGAATTCCTGGAGCAGCGTCCGTAG
- a CDS encoding putative methyltransferase (Evidence 3 : Putative function from multiple computational evidences; Product type e : enzyme), which translates to MSSGAGAPLSKAAMVLRATTDGVWRVALDGARLAAAAPGWHHPGTMTDTSPYGTYAPTGLVARIAERTQKLPEHSWRARRMAMFLRRLAISMMRGRPLDVERYGARMRLHPYNNNCEKKVLFTPQFFDPQERAFLKERLRDDAVFLDIGANIGAYALFVAGFTGRRARILAVEPQPDVFDRLTFNIGQNPFGTVKAIACAVADKSGELTLFIDPRNRGESSVKIVGTHKNATVRVPAVTLVELCRSEGIERIDAIKLDVEGAEDLILEPFLRDAPASLLPSVLVIENGADQWQIDLPNLLNKYGYRQIARTRLNLMFERVEPSRPA; encoded by the coding sequence ATGTCTTCGGGTGCCGGCGCGCCGTTGTCAAAGGCGGCGATGGTGCTTCGTGCGACAACGGACGGCGTTTGGCGCGTCGCGCTCGATGGCGCCCGACTTGCCGCGGCTGCGCCGGGCTGGCATCACCCCGGCACGATGACGGACACCTCGCCCTACGGCACCTACGCCCCCACCGGCCTCGTTGCGCGGATCGCGGAGCGCACCCAGAAGCTCCCCGAGCATTCCTGGCGTGCGCGGCGGATGGCGATGTTCCTGCGCCGCCTCGCCATCTCGATGATGCGCGGCCGGCCGCTCGACGTCGAGCGCTACGGCGCGCGGATGCGGCTGCACCCCTACAACAACAACTGCGAGAAGAAGGTGCTCTTCACCCCGCAGTTCTTCGATCCGCAGGAGCGGGCCTTCCTCAAGGAGCGCCTGCGCGACGATGCGGTGTTCCTCGACATCGGCGCCAATATCGGCGCCTACGCCCTTTTCGTGGCGGGCTTCACTGGCCGGCGCGCGCGCATCCTCGCGGTGGAGCCGCAGCCCGACGTGTTCGATCGCCTGACCTTCAATATCGGCCAGAACCCGTTCGGCACGGTGAAGGCCATCGCCTGCGCGGTGGCCGACAAGTCGGGCGAGCTGACCCTGTTCATCGATCCGCGCAACCGTGGCGAATCGAGCGTGAAGATCGTCGGCACCCACAAGAACGCGACGGTGCGCGTGCCGGCGGTGACGCTGGTGGAGCTGTGCCGTTCGGAAGGGATCGAGCGCATCGACGCGATCAAGCTCGATGTCGAGGGCGCCGAGGATCTGATCCTGGAGCCGTTCCTGCGCGATGCGCCGGCCTCCCTGCTCCCGTCAGTGCTCGTTATCGAGAACGGCGCCGACCAATGGCAGATCGACCTGCCGAACCTGCTGAACAAGTACGGCTACCGCCAAATCGCCCGCACGCGGCTCAACCTGATGTTCGAGCGGGTTGAACCGTCGCGCCCGGCGTGA
- the sfsA gene encoding sugar fermentation stimulation protein (Evidence 2b : Function from indirect experimental evidences (e.g. phenotypes); PubMedId : 11259647; Product type r : regulator) — MRFPTPLIEGRLVRRYKRFLADVTLVDGTMVTAHCANPGAMLGLNAEGFRVLLSPSTNPSRKLGYSWELVEAELPGGPQWVGINTARPNALVAEAFRENKLAPLIGYETLRPEVAYGKASRVDFLASGGGLLPCHVEVKNCHLMRQAGLAEFPDCKAARSARHMEELAGVVTAGGRAMLIVVIQMRAGAFDVARDIDPVFDRALRMALEVGVEAYAYTCAVGPEGVAIDTPVPILTPGATVQPARTSG, encoded by the coding sequence ATGCGTTTCCCCACTCCCCTGATCGAAGGGCGCCTCGTGCGGCGCTACAAGCGCTTCCTCGCCGATGTAACGCTGGTCGACGGCACGATGGTGACCGCGCATTGCGCCAACCCAGGCGCGATGCTGGGGCTCAACGCCGAAGGGTTTCGGGTACTGCTCTCGCCCTCGACCAATCCTTCGCGAAAGCTCGGGTACTCGTGGGAGTTGGTGGAGGCAGAGCTGCCCGGCGGGCCGCAATGGGTCGGCATCAACACCGCCCGGCCCAATGCCCTCGTCGCAGAGGCGTTCCGCGAGAACAAGCTCGCGCCCCTGATCGGCTACGAGACGCTCCGGCCGGAAGTCGCCTACGGCAAGGCGAGCCGGGTCGATTTCCTGGCGAGCGGCGGCGGCTTGCTGCCCTGCCATGTCGAGGTGAAGAACTGCCACCTCATGCGCCAGGCAGGCCTCGCGGAATTTCCCGATTGCAAGGCCGCCCGCTCGGCCCGCCACATGGAGGAGTTGGCCGGCGTCGTCACCGCGGGCGGACGGGCGATGCTGATCGTGGTGATCCAGATGCGGGCAGGCGCCTTCGACGTCGCCCGCGACATCGACCCGGTCTTCGATCGCGCGCTCCGCATGGCGCTGGAAGTGGGCGTTGAGGCCTACGCCTATACCTGCGCGGTCGGGCCGGAGGGCGTCGCCATCGACACGCCCGTCCCGATCCTCACGCCGGGCGCGACGGTTCAACCCGCTCGAACATCAGGTTGA
- a CDS encoding putative transport protein (Evidence 3 : Putative function from multiple computational evidences; Product type t : transporter): protein MSQESCTHGDPDDQGEAKTHGAHTREKDNAQVEKAHRPDALILHEIIRREGEEEMRRTWLALSLSGFAAGLTMGFSLIVPGVLKGHLPHAPWAELVTSAGYSIGFLIVVLGRQQLFTENTVTPILPLLTERTFGALLRVVRLWGIVLVANILATIAIASVLAHTDAFKPEVREAFAEISRHTIEDPFWTTVIKAVFAGWLIALMVWILPASGSAAPFIIILMTWLVSMCGLAHIVAGSVDAYYLVAIGEIDFSKYLTGFFVPTLLGNIVGGVTLVSVLNFGQVAPEIEDHNRVGA, encoded by the coding sequence ATGTCCCAGGAATCCTGTACGCACGGAGACCCGGACGACCAGGGTGAAGCGAAGACCCACGGCGCCCATACCCGCGAGAAGGACAATGCCCAGGTCGAGAAGGCCCACCGCCCGGACGCGCTGATCCTGCACGAGATCATCCGGCGGGAAGGCGAGGAGGAGATGCGCCGCACCTGGCTGGCCCTCTCGCTCTCGGGGTTCGCCGCCGGGTTGACCATGGGCTTCTCGCTGATCGTGCCCGGCGTGCTCAAAGGGCATCTGCCGCACGCGCCCTGGGCCGAACTCGTTACCAGCGCGGGCTATTCGATCGGCTTCCTCATCGTCGTGCTCGGCCGCCAGCAGCTCTTCACAGAGAACACGGTCACGCCGATCCTGCCACTTCTGACCGAGAGGACCTTCGGTGCGTTGCTGCGGGTCGTGCGGCTCTGGGGCATCGTGCTCGTCGCCAACATCCTGGCGACGATCGCCATCGCCTCGGTGCTGGCCCATACCGATGCGTTCAAACCGGAGGTGCGGGAGGCCTTCGCCGAGATCAGCCGCCACACCATCGAGGACCCGTTCTGGACCACAGTGATCAAGGCGGTGTTCGCAGGCTGGCTGATCGCCCTGATGGTATGGATCCTGCCGGCCTCGGGCTCGGCGGCGCCCTTCATCATCATCCTGATGACGTGGCTGGTCTCGATGTGCGGGCTCGCCCACATCGTCGCCGGCTCGGTCGATGCCTATTACCTCGTCGCCATCGGCGAGATCGATTTTTCGAAGTACCTCACCGGGTTCTTCGTCCCGACGCTGCTCGGCAACATCGTCGGCGGCGTGACGCTCGTCTCGGTGCTCAATTTCGGGCAGGTGGCGCCCGAGATCGAGGATCACAATCGCGTCGGCGCCTGA